One genomic segment of Vespa velutina chromosome 10, iVesVel2.1, whole genome shotgun sequence includes these proteins:
- the LOC124952203 gene encoding uncharacterized protein LOC124952203 isoform X2, whose protein sequence is MNSNSNSNSNSNNSAVKQLKSFGSFATFKVGTNHFVFQYDMDGQAERPNERDEMNSTLAKDTKDAKGKKKKKKRERHTTFLLFTKARYPYELHSHLIIKFNFVLVIDFHRSKKRREF, encoded by the exons at gaacagcaacagcaacagcaacagcaacagcaacaatagTGCCGTTAAACAGTTAAAATCCTTCGGATCTTTTGCTACGTTCAAAGTTGGAACGAATCACTTTGTATTTCAATATGACATGGATGGACAGGCAGAAAGGCCG aaTGAACGAGACGAGATGAACAGTACTTTGGCGAAGGACACGAAGGATgcaaaggggaaaaaaaaaaagaagaaaagagaacgacaCACAACTTTCCTTCTATTCACTAAAGCTCGTTACCCTTATGAACTTCATTctcatttaattatcaaatttaatttcgtcCTCGTTATAG attttcatcgatcgaagaaaagaagagagtttTAA
- the LOC124952203 gene encoding uncharacterized protein LOC124952203 isoform X4: MNSNSNSNSNSNNSAVKQLKSFGSFATFKVGTNHFVFQYDMDGQAERPNERDEMNSTLAKDTKDAKGKKKKKKRERHTTFLLFTKARYPYELHSHLIIKFNFVLVIGTFNDRR, encoded by the exons at gaacagcaacagcaacagcaacagcaacagcaacaatagTGCCGTTAAACAGTTAAAATCCTTCGGATCTTTTGCTACGTTCAAAGTTGGAACGAATCACTTTGTATTTCAATATGACATGGATGGACAGGCAGAAAGGCCG aaTGAACGAGACGAGATGAACAGTACTTTGGCGAAGGACACGAAGGATgcaaaggggaaaaaaaaaaagaagaaaagagaacgacaCACAACTTTCCTTCTATTCACTAAAGCTCGTTACCCTTATGAACTTCATTctcatttaattatcaaatttaatttcgtcCTCGTTATAG
- the LOC124952203 gene encoding uncharacterized protein LOC124952203 isoform X3, with translation MNSNSNSNSNSNNSAVKQLKSFGSFATFKVGTNHFVFQYDMDGQAERPNERDEMNSTLAKDTKDAKGKKKKKKRERHTTFLLFTKARYPYELHSHLIIKFNFVLVIDDQTDTPT, from the exons at gaacagcaacagcaacagcaacagcaacagcaacaatagTGCCGTTAAACAGTTAAAATCCTTCGGATCTTTTGCTACGTTCAAAGTTGGAACGAATCACTTTGTATTTCAATATGACATGGATGGACAGGCAGAAAGGCCG aaTGAACGAGACGAGATGAACAGTACTTTGGCGAAGGACACGAAGGATgcaaaggggaaaaaaaaaaagaagaaaagagaacgacaCACAACTTTCCTTCTATTCACTAAAGCTCGTTACCCTTATGAACTTCATTctcatttaattatcaaatttaatttcgtcCTCGTTATAG ACGATCAGACAGATACACCAACGTGA